TTTAGGTGAGTAGGTACCTTTAATCCAGGGAAATTAATTACTTAGTGTTTAGGAAGAGACCTGCAATActcataatatttattttcttcacCATTTGCTGGGCGACATAATGTTGGTTACCAGTTTACCACTACTTTGAGGATGTTCCGAATTTTTTGTGAGCAGTGACCATACCTTTTTGATTCTCCAGAATTTATTGCCGATCCAATTAAATGCTGTTTGCTGAGTGTTGATGAAAAGAGAGAACTTGTCAGGGAGTTATCGAAGTATCCGGATAATGCACTTGAACTGCTACATGAATGGACTCGCCGTGATATTGTACAGATTCTATGTTCTGTGTTCCGTAAAGGGAGAACATTTAATGGGGCTTCAAAACAGGAAATACTAAATTTTCTCATCAAAGCTGTGAATGGAAAGTCATCTGGCTGTAGGAAACGTGTGAAGGAGTCAGACCCTGAGCCAAAGTCAAGTAACCTCCAGTGCCCTtacaaaaaacagaaaaagaatgCTGTTCCAGTAGTTCCAGTTACTGCAAGTACTCCAGTTACAGATGGTGTAAGTGCAGCAACAAACAAGGCACACCTTTGCCAAAATTCAGCTTGTAGGGCTGGTCTTAACCCAGCAGATAAATTTTGCAGATGTTGCTCGTGCTGTATCTGTTTGAAGTACGATGACAATAAGGATCCTAGCCTCTGGCTGTTCTGCGATTCAGACCAACCCTCGCTTGAAGAGTCATGTGGTTTGTCATGCCACTTGGAATGCGGATTCAAGGATGAACGATCCGGCATTCTGCAGAGGGGACAGTCAAAGAAACTTGATGGTGGTTATTACTGTATCCACTGTGGGAAACAAAATGATTTACTCAGGTATTTTTCTGAAACGTTTTCCAGTTACTTCTTATTATATATTCTAACGTTGAAATTAGACACACTCACACATCTGTGTCAATGCTATTGCTCCCAGTCTTACTTATTAGCTGCCTTATCGCATCGATTCTGTTCTTGTTAATCTCCACCATGACTCACTAATTCAGAATGGTTCAGATTTTTAGCCTTTCTTATAAGTTCAATTTTGTGTGATTTTCCCTACGACCAAACTTACCATGTAAAGAACTAGTGTAACATGCATGCTGTGTGTACAAGTGGCACATGAATATCATCATGTCTCATTAGTCATATAGTTGTTGAACTGGTCTGTGTAGATTCAATCCAGTCGCTAAGATAACTAGTTTTTTCTTCTACTGTGACATTATTATGGTTTTCATTTACAGTAATTAAACGAAATAAAAGAGACGGACCAAATTCTTACTATTTACCAACCAACTTACCATGCTGTTCACACAGTGTGCTCATTTTTTTCTCAGTgcggtttgttttttcacCTTTTTTCATTTACTTGCACTTGGGGTCAGACTTGTTTGTGAGAAGCCCACCCTTATTTTTCTGGTACGTCTGGCACTCTGGCCTGACTCCAACCAATAAAGGCCCACccaaattttttatttattcagGAAATTAAAAAATGATATTTACTCAGAGAAATAAACGGGTTGGTTGTTTGTAAATAAATACATAAGTTTGTCGGCCGCCTAGCTTGGAGATGCCAGAAGCCAGATTAGGGCAGGCTCGAACAACTTGTGATGCGCCTGCGGGGATAGTTCTCACATCACTCCTGAATATTCATATCCCAAAGGGCATGCTATAATGTTTGATTTATTCCATGCAAGGGCACTAGACTGAATCACTGAAACACGTGATAGGATGTAGCAAAGTAGTAACTTGCCACATCCTGGGGTTGCTTTTAAATGTTATGCCATTTATGTGGAAATAGAATATAGTCCTTTTACCCCTTTTCTCTGAATAGTAGTTAGGAGAAATCCTCTAGTTATACTTCCATGAAGTCAAAATGAGAAATTTATAGTACTTAAGTCAGGGTTGGatgcaaaaaaattgttgaGAATAAAGTTATTTTGTCAGCTTCGGATCTAAAAATGTCTGAAAGATTAATTAGTTGATTTTTCCGGTAGGAATTTGTCTTATCAACCAGAAAATCTATTTTGTACGTGAGTATTTAACCATGTATATTTAGTAAGGATGACAATGTAATTTCATTTTCTCAGGTGCTGGAAGAAACAAATGTTGATAGCAAAAGATGCTCGGCGGTTGGATGTGTTGTGCCACCGGATACTTAGTCATAAGATCCTCATATCCACTGAAAAGTACATGGTCCTCCATGAGTTTGTGGATAAAGCAATGAAGAAGCTGGAGGGCGAGTTTGGTCCAATCACTGGCCTTCCAGATATGGGTCGGCGACTTGTTGGTCGTCTCGCTGTAGCTGTTGAAGTTCAGAAGCTTTGTAGCTGTGCGATAGAGACTCTTGAATCTATGTTTTCTGGTGCCTTAACTGCTGACTTGCAAATTCAGAGTAAGTTTccattttttctatttttttggtTATCTTACGCCCGTTATTGGGATGAATTCTTATGCATAACTTGTAATTCAGGATCTTCTATGGTGCCATCAAACTTCATAAAGCTTGAGGATATTTCCCACGGATCTATCACTGTAGTTTTTGACCTCGACATATGCCCTACGCTCCCTCAAGGTTTAATTGGCTTTAACTTGTGGCGCCGAAAGGCTAGTATAGAAGATTATCCCTCAAAACCAACAGGCATAATACTGATGCCATCGACAAGTTTGGTGGTCAGAGGACTTGCTCCATTTACATGCTATGTCATCAAGGTTATTGCATTCACCAACTCAAAGGAGGTTGGATCGTGGGAAGTCAGGACAAAGACAATTTGCTTTCCCAATAAAGTGGATGCAAAAATTTCAATGGCAGTGGATGCTGGAACAGACCCAAATAACAGAAGCTTAAAGGCAGATAGTAGTAGTGATGTGTCCAATCCTTCTTCAGGAGATGTGAAATCTGACAATGATTGTACCGCTTATGCTGATCCCAACAGGTCGCTGAAAAGTCATGTTGAATATTGTACAAATATTGATATCCTTTACCCTGAAAAGTCATCTCTTCACTGCAATGAAACCACCAGTAACTCGAGAGATCTAAAATAGGTGTTGCTGGGGTAACTAAAGTTGGTGAACTGGAGGAAGCTCCTAAGGTATCAGCATCAGGTTTAGACGACAACGAAGAAGAACCTGGATCAGCTGCTCAAGCAGCTTTACTGAAGAGGTCCTCAGAGTTAATGGTTCATAGTCATGGAACTTTGAAGCAAAACCAGGCAACAATTGGCTCACAATTTGCATCATATGCACACACTGTACAGAAGCCAGTTTCTCAACCTGAATCCTCCGGCTTATTGCTAACCATCATACAGAAAGGTGCTGAAAACTGCAAGGGGGTTTCTGGGAGGATATTTGAAGCAAAATCCAGTCAAGGAACTTTGAGGGATAAAACCGACAACGTGAGTTTACCATGCAAGAGAACCCCTGGAAGAATTGAGGAAGGTGGACACAATGAAGGACCTTCAGAACCAAACACATCTGCTCAAGTATCTTCTCTTAGGAAGTCGTCAAACCTGGTGCCTCACAAGCAGGGGATTTTATTGGAGAATCCGTCATGTTCATTGGTTCCGATAGCAGCAGGCAGTGAGATCATCAGAAGAAGCTCTAAATCAAACAACGATGACTGTGTTCCTCAACGTGGCCCTTTGAAACCTGGAACAGAACTAAGGAATTCATCAAACAAGAACACCACAGGAAAACCCGTGGACATTGACCACAAGGACGAGCTTACGTCCTGTGTCAAGGTGATCAGGTGGCTGGAATGCAAAGGTTACATCGAGGCCAACTTCAGGTTGAAGTTCTTGACATGGTTCAGCTTAGGAGCGACTCAGCATGAAAGGAGGTTAGTTAGTGTGTTTGTGGATGCTCTCATCGATGATCCTGTAAGCCTTGCCGGGCAGCTACATGACACCTTCTCAGATGCAATCTACAGCAAAAGGCCATGTGTGGCGCCATCGAGTCACTAGTTTTAATCATCCTATTGTTAGAGGATTTATCTTAGTCCCATACTTTAGTAGCTGACCCTTGCATCCTTTCTCACTGGTACCTTGTTCACTGTAATAGTTTGATAACTTCCCCCCTTTGCAtttaaagtaaaaaaattgtaatCAGAATGGAGTGTCAGCGTGTAGCAGGTATTTTGAAATCCAGATGTGCCTGTAAGGTGTAAAACTAGAGATCTTGAACCTGATTTCTGCCAGTGTTTGCTGGTTGTCACATAGAAGTTTGATGATCCTTAAGTTGGGTGCTGACGATAAGTATCAGTTTTAGCTTCTCTGGGGCTTCTCATTCTAAACTTTTGTGCTCCATATAGAGCTAACCAGCATCAGGCAGTCAGATTACATCGAGATTAAGATAGCCGTCCATATTGTGTTTGCAATCCATGTTATCAGAAACTTGATTTGTCCCTATCTCTGGAATCGCTGTAGTAGAATATAGCAATAGTATGCAGAGATTGTATAGTATGGTTTTGGCTCGAACCCAATTATTATCAAACAAAGAGGAAGtcttttgaaaaagaaaatctggaATGAAGAGTGGCCTCTTAATAAGAAAATGGAGAATCGCCGGGCCCATATATAAGAATAACTGGCTAGGATAACAACGATAAAAGATGAAACATTTAGTTATATTTTGATGTATCTGATGCAAAATCAGTATATGAATACACAAATATGTTTATTTGTACTCACAAAACTGATACTAATCTGGAAATGTACACTACTACTAGGAATGATAAAAGTCCCATTATCCTTTCTAACATTTCAACAATATATTATATTCAATGTTCTTTATCATATCAAACCTCCGGATCTACAATGATCCGAACTCTAGTTGACACTGGAGCGGAGCTAGTGATGGTTATGTCTATGGTCCTGCTTGATTGGCCCATGTATGAAGATGCTAAGTCTTCAGCAGCACTCCCATTTCTCAGCAACGCAGGCTGCTTAGGTTCAATTGGAAAGGTCATGCTTTCAGAGTTCAGCATGGCAGCAACATCTGTCATGGTGGGGCGATCTGCTGGATCCTCCTGAGCACAAAGCAGAGCCACCTGAACGCATCGTGTTATCTCAGTGATTTCATATCTGCTACCTAACGATGGATCTACAAGCTCATGCAACCTTTGGGCCTTCCACATACGCCAGGCCTGAAATATTTTCAATACATTTGACATTAGAGAACCTCAATGTAAATCCAAGCTCATAAATGGGTGAAGTATCAACACAAACATTTGAGCATAGAAATGTAAGATGTTTCTTGAAATGTATGTTCACTCACATTTCGTACAAGATCACCAACAGTATCCCCTTGCTTGTCGAGTATGATATTCCTCCGTCCACTAATGATCACCAGAACCAGAACGCCAAAACTGAACACATCTGTCTTCAGTGAGTAAACTCCTTGAGATGCATACTCTGGAGCTTTGTAACCACTGaaaattgaaaacaaaagagaCAAAAACTATAAATTTAGAACATCTGAACACAAATGATGGAATCTGTAATGATCGATATATCAGGCAGCCCATACCTAGTACCCACAACCCTGCATGTAAGCTCTTCTGCAATGTCGGAACTCATTGTTTTAGATGATCCAAAATCAGCAATCTTTGGGTTCATGTTGTAATCCAATAGGACATTATTTGGTTTCAAGTCCCTGTGGACAATCCATAACATGGAGTGTTTGTGCAGGTAAACAAGCCCCTCTATTAAACCTTTGATTATTTTGAGTCGCTTAGACCAGTCTAGCAATGGCCCTTTTGTTTTGTCTGCAAAGTTTCCAAATAATTGTTATCTTCTAGATAAAAATAAAGTTGCAATTTCTGTTTCAAACTTATTATGATTCGAGTCATGAAGAATCATGTGAAATTAAAGCTGCTGTAGCCTTACATTTAACAGTAGACCTTTTGTATTCGTGCACATATTTAAAAGAGGTACCATTGAAAAATAACACTGATAATACTGAAAGCGTACCAGATATGTAACTTTCCAGGGAACCATTTTGCATGTACTCATAGACTAGAAACCTTTCTTTCCCATGGATGCACCACCCCAATAACCTAATCAAATTTGGATGCTGAAGCTTTGTGAGTTGCAATTCACTGTCGAAATCAAATATTGTTGCAGGGCTATCAAGTCTTTTGATGGCAATCATATGTCCGTCGGGCAACTGACCCTGCAATGGTCACCAAGGGAGTTCAAATTAACATTTCCTAACATAAATCAGTGCTTTATTGGGAAGAAAGGGAGGACATGCATTCATTTTGTtagtttctttctttgttgttACAATGTACCTTATAGACCGTAGAAAACCCACCCCATCCAATTATTCTCTTCTCCGAGAAATTGTCTGTAGCATCCACGATCTGAAAGAAGTTGAATTTTGCGAATCCCGTGCAAGCCTCTTCTACACGGGTACAGAGCTTCACAAGTTCTTCAATATCAAAGATTGTCTGTTCTTGCAGGTCTACTGTTCCTGACTCATGGATAATCTATACTTGTCACCAATGGTATTGCAGAGAACATTAATATGACCAAGAGAAGACAAAATTATTGAGAACATGCTCCAGGTTGTTTGTTTCACGGACCATCAAGAGCACCATCTTATGAAAACAAATAGAGATTAGAATATAAGTTACGCAATATATATAGATGATGTTTCTATCACTTAAGTCACATCTTTCACGTGGTTACTAAATGGAGTACATATATGTACTAAAAAGGAAGTtctcaagtatagaactgTATGTACAGTAGTTCTTCCATGACATGTTCTTATTAACTTCTATCTAGCCGCTGTGATATTCTATGTGCTGACGCAATATTTGCTCATGAAAAAGTATGCACAtatagaaaataataatatcaaAATCGCTCATATGGACATCTTTTATTCTCTTAGCTACAATATATCCAAAAACACGAGCATGTAACTGCACACAGGCATAACAAAGCGATTCCGAGATCCTTGATGCAAATAGCATTGACGCGAAACTTAAATATATTAGTTTCCATATCACTTACCTACCAATTGTTGTTGTCCAACATTGCAAAGTTCGGTAGCTCCTCGGGAATGTAATTCAGTGAAATCCTCAGCTCTTGTAGCAAAACTAAAGATAGGTAAATCTCACCATTAGTATATCTATACACCAACACCAATGGCTTCAGCAGTCCAAGAAATTGGTAAACTTGATACATTTGAGACTGTACAAATGACGAACCTATGGCATGGTACATAAAATGGAAAAAACATGCTTTCTTTTTAAGTTAAATAGAATCCTACATTACAGAAATATGTTGTACATGTACATATATGTTGCAAATGCATTGTCATGAACTGCTCCGGATCAGAACTGCTTCTATTATCTAAACATAGCGTAGTCACTAGGAAACCCATAAGGTAAAAAATCATCGAGTTGTCAGTTTTCCCTTTGTCAGGAAACCAAGTGGTTAACCTTCCACACTGCTACTTCATCAAAAGACAACACAAAAGTTTAGATTTAAATATTAATACATGATAGATAGTTCTCTGAGTAATAAAATACGGTGATGATTTAAATATTATCTGACCTGATGTGATGATTTGAACTACCTGCGACTACAGTGCGCACCTCCTCCTTGGCCTGCTAGACAAGATAGAAAAAAAGGACAAATATTATTGATGAACAATTGACCAGCATAGGTTGTATGATCGAGGTTATCCTTTAGACTTATtgcaaagattttttttggaaacgcAAGGGCAAGCCTCCCTGCCTCTCCATCCTaggatgcacacaaccataatTTTATTACAAAGATGCCAAGCATCAAGGACGACTCAACGGCTtacagaaaaagaataaaagaaaaattcgAGACCAACATATGGTCTCTCGGCAGTCGATATCTCCATACCTGGCCAAAAACCTATTGCCACGGACCAAAATCCATGGACAGTGACAACTGACGACACAGAACCAAACAATGAGTGTGTTACTCAAAGGCAACGCCTTCAAGAAAGAATAACCTTTCGTACGTCAATGTTGTCGGGTCTAACCAAGAGGTCAAACAAGAGGTCAAACATGGGGTTATCACCCCGAACCTGATTTCGCTTCGACCAACGAATTCAAAACGTATGTATGACGACGACGCTGCTTGATCCAGCGGTCGAGCCAAAAGAAGCTAAACAACAGGTTTTCACCCGGAGAACCCGCATAATCATTGTTGAAACTGATGTTGTCTTCCACCAAAGCTATCGGTCGAGCCAAAAGAAGCTAAACAACAGGTTTTCACCCGGAGAACCCGCATAATCATTGTTGAAACTGATGTTGTCTTCCACCAAAGCTATCGTCAGGTGCCTGCTCACGTCGAGCTAACCTGCTTCCAGTACAATGGAGCCCTTGCCTCGCTCGTGGAAGCGGAGAAATCGCCGGAAGCAGATTGAGGCCATGACCTGCACTACATCCGGTCACTGCCGCACCACTGATGTTTCCCATCGAGCGGGCCATCCAGCTAGATCCGGAGGCCACCATGCCTAAGAGACCTGGTCTCTCCTCCAGGCCGAAAGACCATGTCCATCTTGCGGCACGTGGGAAATCCACTGCATTATAATCATGATTATtactgtatttttcttttttcactcCTGATGCTTTGAGAATAGTTTTAAATGCTAATCTATCCACGTGTCACATGATGCACATGGTCTCTTAGGATTATTTTCCCTGGATGTGAACCAAtaaggaggaagaaaagggtGAAGGGAGGGCTAGTACTGGTGATTGGGATGGGCGCCCGAGCCGCCAGGGAGAGCCCCGCCTGGGCGGCAGCTCAACTTATTACAAAGCTGAATCACCCTATTTTTTTCGCAGACACGCCGAGTggcgtgtcattttcattaagaagaaagcGCAAGAAGCGCACGTACAAACCGGCAGCTGAGAGAGCCAAAAGgctcaaaaaggaaacaaaaacaaaaaccggaaagaaagagaagaaaagccTTTGGCAACTATACAGGGATAGAACTAGGCCCAAAATCAGGGGGACGAGCGTGGAGAGGGAGGTGGGCAAGCTGGCTGAGAGCACGTGCGCCGGCGGCACGGCACAAGTCTGCCTCCACAAAGATGTCCTCAACGAGTCGAGCAACATCCGGAGAAGCTCCTTCGAAGATGCAAGCATTCCAAAGCTTCCAAATCTGCCAGAGAGAGAGGTTGATGAGCGACCGAGCGGCTTTCACCTTGCCCTGGAGCCTACGGGCTCCGGCCAAGAGCCAATCGACAAGGTCCTCCGAGGGGCGAGGCAGGCAACAGAGCGCCCCGGCTCTGGCCAAAACCGCGTGGAGGACCGACTTCGTGAAAGCGCATCCCAGGAGAAGATGGGTCATGGTTTCCAGCTCCTGATCGCACAAAGGACACCGCACATTGAAGGGAAGATTGTGGCGTTCCAGGCGGTCCGTCGTCCAGCAACGGTTGGCGCAAGCGAGCCAGATCCAGATTCGACATTTCAGCTGAGTCCAACAACGCCAAATCTGCGACCAAGGTGGAAAGGTCAGGCGATCCGCAAAGAGGTGAAAGGAAAGCTGACTTGGCGGAGTAGACTCCAGAGGCCGACCAATTCCAGCGGAGAACATCCCCCTGTCCTGGGATGAGGACCACGGTAGCGAGGATATCCGCAATCTGAAGGAACTCAACCAAGCCTTGGGCATTCAGGGGGCCCGAGATGTCCTGAATCCAAGCACTCTCCTCAAGGGCATCCGCAACCAAGCATATGC
This is a stretch of genomic DNA from Brachypodium distachyon strain Bd21 chromosome 1, Brachypodium_distachyon_v3.0, whole genome shotgun sequence. It encodes these proteins:
- the LOC100837634 gene encoding LOW QUALITY PROTEIN: VIN3-like protein 2 (The sequence of the model RefSeq protein was modified relative to this genomic sequence to represent the inferred CDS: inserted 1 base in 1 codon), with translation MVCCSCCICLKYDDNKDPSLWLFCDSDQPSLEESCGLSCHLECGFKDERSGILQRGQSKKLDGGYYCIHCGKQNDLLRCWKKQMLIAKDARRLDVLCHRILSHKILISTEKYMVLHEFVDKAMKKLEGEFGPITGLPDMGRRLVGRLAVAVEVQKLCSCAIETLESMFSGALTADLQIQRSSMVPSNFIKLEDISHGSITVVFDLDICPTLPQGLIGFNLWRRKASIEDYPSKPTGIILMPSTSLVVRGLAPFTCYVIKVIAFTNSKEVGSWEVRTKTICFPNKVDAKISMAVDAGTDPNNRSLKADSSSDVSNPSSGDVKSDNDCTAYADPNRSLKSHVEYCTNIDILYPEKSSLHCNETTSNSRDLKXGVAGVTKVGELEEAPKVSASGLDDNEEEPGSAAQAALLKRSSELMVHSHGTLKQNQATIGSQFASYAHTVQKPVSQPESSGLLLTIIQKGAENCKGVSGRIFEAKSSQGTLRDKTDNVSLPCKRTPGRIEEGGHNEGPSEPNTSAQVSSLRKSSNLVPHKQGILLENPSCSLVPIAAGSEIIRRSSKSNNDDCVPQRGPLKPGTELRNSSNKNTTGKPVDIDHKDELTSCVKVIRWLECKGYIEANFRLKFLTWFSLGATQHERRLVSVFVDALIDDPVSLAGQLHDTFSDAIYSKRPCVAPSSH
- the LOC100829989 gene encoding putative cysteine-rich receptor-like protein kinase 20 isoform X1; protein product: MASPWDSSSSSLWGTLGQASNVAQLVGVDALGLVSMVVQAALAARRHRDACVRLAQHVELVGGLLRELELAELMRREATRRPLEQLRGALRRCYALVSACQDCGYLRRLLLGARMAVELRAAQHEIDMFVRLIPLIALVDNSTNSRRIKQAKEEVRTVVAGSSNHHISFATRAEDFTELHSRGATELCNVGQQQLVGTVDLQEQTIFDIEELVKLCTRVEEACTGFAKFNFFQIVDATDNFSEKRIIGWGGFSTVYKGQLPDGHMIAIKRLDSPATIFDFDSELQLTKLQHPNLIRLLGWCIHGKERFLVYEYMQNGSLESYISDKTKGPLLDWSKRLKIIKGLIEGLVYLHKHSMLWIVHRDLKPNNVLLDYNMNPKIADFGSSKTMSSDIAEELTCRVVGTSGYKAPEYASQGVYSLKTDVFSFGVLVLVIISGRRNIILDKQGDTVGDLVRNAWRMWKAQRLHELVDPSLGSRYEITEITRCVQVALLCAQEDPADRPTMTDVAAMLNSESMTFPIEPKQPALLRNGSAAEDLASSYMGQSSRTIDITITSSAPVSTRVRIIVDPEV
- the LOC100829989 gene encoding putative cysteine-rich receptor-like protein kinase 20 isoform X2, with translation MASPWDSSSSSLWGTLGQASNVAQLVGVDALGLVSMVVQAALAARRHRDACVRLAQHVELVGGLLRELELAELMRREATRRPLEQLRGALRRCYALVSACQDCGYLRRLLLGARMAVELRAAQHEIDMFVRLIPLIALVDNSTNSRRIKAKEEVRTVVAGSSNHHISFATRAEDFTELHSRGATELCNVGQQQLVGTVDLQEQTIFDIEELVKLCTRVEEACTGFAKFNFFQIVDATDNFSEKRIIGWGGFSTVYKGQLPDGHMIAIKRLDSPATIFDFDSELQLTKLQHPNLIRLLGWCIHGKERFLVYEYMQNGSLESYISDKTKGPLLDWSKRLKIIKGLIEGLVYLHKHSMLWIVHRDLKPNNVLLDYNMNPKIADFGSSKTMSSDIAEELTCRVVGTSGYKAPEYASQGVYSLKTDVFSFGVLVLVIISGRRNIILDKQGDTVGDLVRNAWRMWKAQRLHELVDPSLGSRYEITEITRCVQVALLCAQEDPADRPTMTDVAAMLNSESMTFPIEPKQPALLRNGSAAEDLASSYMGQSSRTIDITITSSAPVSTRVRIIVDPEV
- the LOC100829989 gene encoding putative cysteine-rich receptor-like protein kinase 20 isoform X3 gives rise to the protein MASPWDSSSSSLWGTLGQASNVAQLVGVDALGLVSMVVQAALAARRHRDACVRLAQHVELVGGLLRELELAELMRREATRRPLEQLRGALRRCYALVSACQDCGYLRRLLLGARMAVELRAAQHEIDMFVRLIPLIALVDNSTNSRRIKQAKEEVRTVVAGSSNHHISFATRAEDFTELHSRGATELCNVGQQQLVVDLQEQTIFDIEELVKLCTRVEEACTGFAKFNFFQIVDATDNFSEKRIIGWGGFSTVYKGQLPDGHMIAIKRLDSPATIFDFDSELQLTKLQHPNLIRLLGWCIHGKERFLVYEYMQNGSLESYISDKTKGPLLDWSKRLKIIKGLIEGLVYLHKHSMLWIVHRDLKPNNVLLDYNMNPKIADFGSSKTMSSDIAEELTCRVVGTSGYKAPEYASQGVYSLKTDVFSFGVLVLVIISGRRNIILDKQGDTVGDLVRNAWRMWKAQRLHELVDPSLGSRYEITEITRCVQVALLCAQEDPADRPTMTDVAAMLNSESMTFPIEPKQPALLRNGSAAEDLASSYMGQSSRTIDITITSSAPVSTRVRIIVDPEV